A genomic segment from Takifugu rubripes chromosome 20, fTakRub1.2, whole genome shotgun sequence encodes:
- the ubxn6 gene encoding UBX domain-containing protein 6 isoform X1: MKKFFEDIKKDIKFKSAGPGKKLTEDTSAKPDKVQSSSATKNLRHAPSEGAQRAGAAALARIEQRPRPMVHTSQEAIKNQVKRELEAEAAALDDTEKVASVEGAEMKGATRLSVPGVYFTCPLTGATLTRSEREAHLKEAILMRFEEDDGEASVMMIHTFNKDREKVKTAVDIISKYVDNICKNPTEEKYRKIKVGNKVFQEKVHCVEGSREFLQSLGFISVMLPVEGQDEEEEFLVLPEQSPDDLELMKERRDRLQRGEPVRAQLDRRPQAFSPSPNAQHFELPPEFYNLTAEELKKEQQQRTESVERHAMLRTKAMREKEEQRERRKYNYTLLRIRLPDGNLLQGTFYAWDRLPVLFGFVRESLVDGWQPFELIAPGSQKLQDSDDVALAECNLVPAALLTFAWDAAVQADIAAAGGKSPSLLKPELLENLQSLS, from the exons ATGAAGAAGTTTTTCGAAGACATCAAGAAAGACATCAAATTCAAATCTGCGGGACCCGGAAAGAAACTTACTGAAGACACCAG CGCCAAGCCCGATAAGGTGCAAAGCAGCTCTGCTACGAAGAACCTTCGACATGCCCCCAGCGAAGGAGCCCAGAGGGCCGGAGCCGCAGCCCTGGCCAGGATCGAGCAGCGGCCGCGGCCGATGGTCCACACCTCTCAGGAGGCCATCAAGAACCAGG TCAAACGAGAGCTGGAGGCCGAGGCAGCTGCATTGGACGATACAGAAAAAGTGGCCTCAGTagag GGAGCTGAAATGAAGGGAGCAACCCGCCTCTCCGTGCCCGGCGTGTATTTCACCTGCCCGCTAACTGGGGCCACCCTGACAAGGAGCGAGCGGGAGGCACACCTAAAAGAAGCCATTTTAATG CGgtttgaggaggatgatggcGAGGCCTCTGTTATGATGATCCACACGTTTAACAAAGACAGGGAGAAGGTGAAGACTGCTGTGGACATTATAAGCAA ATATGTTGATAATATATGTAAGAATCCCACGGAGGAGAAATACAGGAAGATTAAAGTCGGCAACAAGGTGTTTCAG GAGAAGGTTCACTGTGTGGAGGGCAGTCGAGAGTTCTTACAGTCTCTGGGATTCATTAGTGTGATGCTTCCTGTAGAGGGTCAAG atgaagaagaggagttcCTGGTGCTACCGGAGCAGAGCCCCGACGACCTGGAgttgatgaaggagaggagagatcgtctccagagaggagagccgGTCCGAGCTCAGCTGGACAGGCGGCCCCAGGCGTTCAGCCCCTCTCCCAACGCCCAGCACTTCGAGCTGCCGCCAGAATTCTACAACCTAACGGCCGAGGAGCTcaagaaggagcagcagcagag GACTGAATCGGTAGAGAGGCACGCCATGCTGCGGACCAAGGCcatgagagagaaggaggagcagagggagcgaAGGAAATACAACTACACCCTGCTGAGGATCAGGCTGCCTGATGGAAACCTGCTACAAG GCACCTTTTATGCGTGGGACCGGCTCCCCGTGCTGTTCGGGTTCGTGCGGGAGTCTTTGGTGGACGGCTGGCAGCCCTTTGAGCTCATCGCCCCTGGGAGTCAGAAGCTCCAAGACTCGGATGACGTTGCTCTTGCAGAGTGTAACCTG GTTCCCGCGGCTCTGCTCACGTTCGCCTGGGATGCAGCTGTGCAGGCCGACAtcgcagcagctggaggaaagaGCCCCTCCCTCCTCAAACCAGAGCTGCTGGAAAACCTTCAGAGCCTGAGCTGA
- the ubxn6 gene encoding UBX domain-containing protein 6 isoform X2: MVHTSQEAIKNQVKRELEAEAAALDDTEKVASVEGAEMKGATRLSVPGVYFTCPLTGATLTRSEREAHLKEAILMRFEEDDGEASVMMIHTFNKDREKVKTAVDIISKYVDNICKNPTEEKYRKIKVGNKVFQEKVHCVEGSREFLQSLGFISVMLPVEGQDEEEEFLVLPEQSPDDLELMKERRDRLQRGEPVRAQLDRRPQAFSPSPNAQHFELPPEFYNLTAEELKKEQQQRTESVERHAMLRTKAMREKEEQRERRKYNYTLLRIRLPDGNLLQGTFYAWDRLPVLFGFVRESLVDGWQPFELIAPGSQKLQDSDDVALAECNLVPAALLTFAWDAAVQADIAAAGGKSPSLLKPELLENLQSLS, from the exons ATGGTCCACACCTCTCAGGAGGCCATCAAGAACCAGG TCAAACGAGAGCTGGAGGCCGAGGCAGCTGCATTGGACGATACAGAAAAAGTGGCCTCAGTagag GGAGCTGAAATGAAGGGAGCAACCCGCCTCTCCGTGCCCGGCGTGTATTTCACCTGCCCGCTAACTGGGGCCACCCTGACAAGGAGCGAGCGGGAGGCACACCTAAAAGAAGCCATTTTAATG CGgtttgaggaggatgatggcGAGGCCTCTGTTATGATGATCCACACGTTTAACAAAGACAGGGAGAAGGTGAAGACTGCTGTGGACATTATAAGCAA ATATGTTGATAATATATGTAAGAATCCCACGGAGGAGAAATACAGGAAGATTAAAGTCGGCAACAAGGTGTTTCAG GAGAAGGTTCACTGTGTGGAGGGCAGTCGAGAGTTCTTACAGTCTCTGGGATTCATTAGTGTGATGCTTCCTGTAGAGGGTCAAG atgaagaagaggagttcCTGGTGCTACCGGAGCAGAGCCCCGACGACCTGGAgttgatgaaggagaggagagatcgtctccagagaggagagccgGTCCGAGCTCAGCTGGACAGGCGGCCCCAGGCGTTCAGCCCCTCTCCCAACGCCCAGCACTTCGAGCTGCCGCCAGAATTCTACAACCTAACGGCCGAGGAGCTcaagaaggagcagcagcagag GACTGAATCGGTAGAGAGGCACGCCATGCTGCGGACCAAGGCcatgagagagaaggaggagcagagggagcgaAGGAAATACAACTACACCCTGCTGAGGATCAGGCTGCCTGATGGAAACCTGCTACAAG GCACCTTTTATGCGTGGGACCGGCTCCCCGTGCTGTTCGGGTTCGTGCGGGAGTCTTTGGTGGACGGCTGGCAGCCCTTTGAGCTCATCGCCCCTGGGAGTCAGAAGCTCCAAGACTCGGATGACGTTGCTCTTGCAGAGTGTAACCTG GTTCCCGCGGCTCTGCTCACGTTCGCCTGGGATGCAGCTGTGCAGGCCGACAtcgcagcagctggaggaaagaGCCCCTCCCTCCTCAAACCAGAGCTGCTGGAAAACCTTCAGAGCCTGAGCTGA